Proteins encoded in a region of the Takifugu flavidus isolate HTHZ2018 chromosome 8, ASM371156v2, whole genome shotgun sequence genome:
- the LOC130530158 gene encoding vasopressin V2 receptor-like, translating to MTDSYPSADRTATAGTSAVANATGRQRDAALAVAEVVLLAVILVMALLGNGLVLVVLLRRKRRHNPLHQFMLNLCVADLVVALFQVLPQLVWDAKGRLPGPDILCRLVKYLQVFGMFASSYMIVAMTMDRHYAICCPLQAHRSGATHRSTSYSALAWGLSLVLSLPQAFIFSRSEVAPGVYECWGNFAESWGLKAYVTWMTLAVFILPVLIITVCQVKIFVEIHNNLYLKSKRRLSAAPRPTGRGGAGGAGGGGGVTAALSKTVRMTLVIVLVYSLCWAPFFSVQLWAAWDPDPPQNGAVFTLLMLLASLNSCTNPWIYSAFSNSVSPELRLLLLCRRRPRRRGSVPAEFSATHSSSS from the exons ATGACGGACTCCTACCCATCCGCCGATCGGACCGCCACCGCCGGGACGTCGGCGGTCGCCAACGCCACAGGCCGCCAGCGTGACGCCGCGCTGGCGGTGGCGGAGGTGGTGCTGCTCGCAGTCATCTTGGTGATGGCGTTGCTCGGCAACGGGCTGGTGCTGGTTGTGCTGCTGAGACGGAAACGGCGCCACAATCCGCTCCACCAGTTCATGCTCAACCTGTGCGTGGCTGACCTGGTGGTGGCGCTGTTCCAG gtTCTGCCACAGCTGGTGTGGGACGCTAAGGGCCGCCTTCCGGGCCCCGACATTTTGTGCCGCCTGGTGAAATACCTGCAGGTGTTTGGCATGTTTGCTTCCTCCTACATGATTGTTGCCATGACGATGGATCGCCATTATGccatctgctgccccctgcaggcccaCCGCAGCGGTGCAACCCACCGCAGCACCAGCTACAGCGCCCTGGCCTGGGGGCTGTCTCTGGTGCTCAGCTTAccacag GCTTTTATCTTCTCACGTTCTGAAGTTGCTCCAGGCGTTTATGAGTGTTGGGGCAACTTTGCTGAGTCGTGGGGTCTCAAAGCCTACGTGACCTGGATGACCTTGGCAGTCTTCATCCTCCCCGTCCTCATCATCACTGTGTGCCAG GTGAAAATCTTTGTGGAGATCCACAATAATCTGTACCTGAAGTCAAAGCGCCGCCTGTCTGCTGCACCCAGACCCACCggccgaggaggagcaggaggagcaggaggaggaggagga GTGACTGCAGCCCTGTCGAAGACCGTGAGGATGACGCTGGTCATCGTCCTGGTCTACTCCCTCTGCTGGGCCCCGTTCTTCAGTGTTCAGCTGTGGGCTGCGTGGGACCCTGATCCACCCCAGAAcg gggcaGTGTTCACCCTGCTCATGCTGCTGGCCAGTCTGAACTCCTGCACCAACCCCTGGATCTACTCCGCCTTCTCCAACAGCGTTTCCCCGGAGCTCcgccttctgctgctctgtcgcCGCCGCCCGCGGCGCCGAGGCTCCGTCCCCGCTGAGTTCAGCgccacacactcctccagctcctga
- the fam120c gene encoding constitutive coactivator of PPAR-gamma-like protein 2: MGVQGFQEYLEKRCPGAAVPVDLLKLARTAARQPPHHHHPHHPHHPGPMPPPPPPTRILIDADSSLQRLYGGYQTDWVCGGEWNAMLGYLAALSQACLYQGGLELVVVFNGTLGKERWPEWARRAQSQRQTAQLIVNHVGSKATPPPRAWFLPPACLSHCVRLAMFRFRVRVVQTLEDHHQEVLSLYRDFGFAGLIAQDSEFALCNVPAYFSSHALKLSWNGKNLTTHQYLLCEAARQLGLKTQHLPCFAALLGNHILPDEDLAAFHWSLLGPEHPLASLKVRAHQLVLPPCEVVIKAVSEYVSSIKDLGNLDAIARDVFKQSQSRMEDKVERFKKAVEYFSAACKPRSPNLGPPSFILSGFGPNLFGGPPGHMGPMQPGKNQFPPPQFPGLKPPYPNAPYGPGPAPLFQNPPLPHQECNDSMTSKMGFSEWSAPYDSAQGGGRLPNHHSNTQPGPSPSPSSSSDGDEPNDSNANHLTDKTTRWEDPAGRTGSAPGDGSQGNGSTSNIPSLLSMATRSHMDITTPPLPQVSAEVLRVAEHRHRRGLMYPQIYHILTKGEMKMPVCIEDECNSELPPASLLFRTARQYAYGVLFSLAETQRRLERLALRKRAPLEVPPVIVKEWCSSKAKSALTPELVPALCFREWTCPNLRRLWLGRASEDRSRRTRAFLACLRSDCPALLNPAQVPQHLLLMCCVLRYIMQWPGGRILQRHELDAFLAQAVSNQLYEPDQLQELKVEKVDTRGVQLSSLFMAGVDTALFVNDVCGQPLPWEHCCPWGFFDGKLFQSKLARAARDRSALLDMCEGQEELVSKVEKMRQAILEGINLTRPPPPPPPLPPPAFLPPTMVPPFYPMPPLYPPRPMGGMPPHHHPHPPHHPAQHRPRAFPGIQSIPPQGGKLEIAGMVVGQWAGNKPVRGRGGLNMQVVSVGAGRGRGKEVPAKLRGLKKMPTNRTQTSSPPSSSPPPKLSEETGSTPEVATQQLNGSSAASAIGQSLELTSLAQPIPCALASRDNQSEGVEVEAPCCLDDCPSDGALQKEE; the protein is encoded by the exons ATGGGAGTGCAGGGCTTTCAAGAGTATTTAGAGAAGCGGTGCCCCGGAGCGGCGGTCCCGGTGGACCTCCTGAAGCTTGCCCGAACCGCGGCCCGCCAGCctcctcaccaccatcacccacaCCACCCACATCACCCCGGGCCCATGcctcccccgcccccgcctACAAGGATCTTGATCGACGCTGATTCCAGCCTGCAGCGACTCTACGGCGGCTACCAGACGGACTGGGTGTGCGGGGGCGAGTGGAACGCCATGCTAGGCTACCTGGCCGCCCTGTCGCAGGCGTGTCTGTACCAGGGTGGCCTGGAGCTGGTCGTGGTGTTCAACGGCACCCTGGGGAAGGAGCGCTGGCCCGAATGGGCGCGGCGTGCACAGAGCCAGCGACAGACGGCACAGCTGATCGTCAACCACGTCGGCAGCAAGGCCACCCCGCCTCCTCGGGCATGGTTCCTGCCCCCGGCCTGTCTCAGCCACTGCGTGCGCCTCGCCATGTTCCGCTTTCGAGTGCGG GTGGTTCAGACTCTGGAGGACCACCACCAGGAGGTGCTGTCTCTTTACAGGGACTTTGGTTTTGCCGGCCTGATCGCTCAGGATTCTGAGTTTGCTCTCTGCAACGTGCCGGCCTACTTCTCTTCACACGCGCTCAAGCTGAGCTGGAACGGCAAGAACCTGACCACGCACCAGTACCTGCTGTGTGAGGCCGCCCGGCAGCTGGGACTCAAGACACAGCACCTGCCGTGCTTCGCTGCTCTGCTGG GAAATCACATTCTGCCTGATGAGGACCTGGCTGCCTTCCACTGGAGCCTGCTGGGACCAGAACACCCACTCGCTTCACTCAAG GTGCGAGCCCATCAACTGGTGCTGCCGCCCTGCGAGGTGGTGATAAAGGCCGTCTCAGAATACGTCTCCTCCATCAAAGACCTGGGCAACCTTGACGCCATCGCCAGAGACGTCTTTAAACAGTCGCAG TCTCGAATGGAGGACAAAGTGGAGCGTTTTAAGAAAGCAGTGGAGTATTTCTCAGCTGCCTGTAAGCCCCGCTCACCCAACCTGGGCCCCCCCTCCTTCATCT TATCTGGTTTTGGACCCAATCTGTTTGGGGGACCACCTGGTCACATGGGACCGATGCAGCCTGGGAAGAATCAG TTTCCACCTCCTCAGTTTCCAGGACTAAAGCCACCTTATCCAAACGCTCCGTATGgacctggccccgcccctctctTCCAGAACCCGCCACTGCCACATCAAGAGTGCAACGATTCAATGACGAGCAAGATGGGGTTCTCCGAGTGGTCCGCTCCGTACGACTCTGCTCAGGGTGGGGGTCGGTTGCCCAACCACCACAGCAACACGCAGCCGGGGCCCTcgccgtctccctcctcctcatcagacGGAGATGAACCCAACGACAGCAACGCAAA ccatttGACAGACAAGACGACTCGGTGGGAGGATCCTGCTGGTCGGACTGGCTCAGCACCTGGAGACGGTTCCCAGGGCAACGGGAGCACGTCAAACATTCCATCACTGTTATCGATGGCGACACGAAGTCACATGGACATAACCACGCCCCCGCTGCCTCAG GTCAGTGCTGAAGTACTTCGTGTTGCCgagcacagacacagacgagGACTAATGTACCCCCAGATCTACCACATATTGACCAAG GGAGAGATGAAGATGCCAGTGTGTATAGAGGATGAGTGCAACTCGGAGCTGCCTCccgcctctctcctcttccGTACTGCCAGACAGTACGCGTACGGCGTCCTCTTCAGTCTGGCTGAGACGCAGCGCCGCCTGGAGAGGCTTGCTCTGCGCAAGAGAGCCCCCCTCGAAG TTCCTCCCGTCATCGTTAAGGAATGGTGTAGCAGCAAAGCCAAGTCGGCCCTGACTCCGGAGCTGGTCCCAGCCCTTTGTTTCCGGGAGTGGACGTGTCCCAATCTGCGGCGCCTGTGGTTGGGGCGGGCCAGTGAAGACCGCTCCAGGAGAACCAGGGCTTTTCTGGCCTGCCTGCGCTCTGACTGTCCAGCCCTCCTCAACCCAGCACAGGTCCCCCAGCATCTGCTGCTCATGTGCTGTGTGCTCAG GTATATAATGCAGTGGCCTGGGGGGAGGATCCTCCAGAGACATGAGCTGGACGCCTTCCTGGCTCAGGCAGTTTCCAACCAGCTGTATGAACCTGACCAGCTTCAGGAGCTCAAG gtggagaaggtggacaCCCGAGGTGTGCAGCTATCTTCCCTCTTCATGGCCGGCGTCGACACAGCATTGTTCGTCAATGATGTTTGTGGACAGCCGTTGCCATGGGAACACTGTTGTCCCTGGGGCTTTTTTGATGGCAAACTGTTCCAGAGCAAATTAGCCCGAGCTGCAAGAGACCGGTCGGCTTTGCTGGACATGTGTGAGGGGCAG gaggagctggtgtcCAAAGTGGAGAAGATGCGTCAGGCAATCCTGGAGGGCATCAACCTAAcccgccctcctccacctcccccgcctcttccacctcctgccTTTCTGCCCCCCACCATGGTGCCACCTTTCTACCCCATGCCCCCGCTCTACCCGCCTCGTCCAATGGGCGGCATGCCCCCGCACCATCACCCACATCCTCCACACCACCCTGCGCAGCACAGACCCAGAGCCTTCCCAG GCATCCAATCAATCCCTCCCCAGGGAGGGAAACTGGAGATTGCTGGAATGGTTGTTGGCCAGTGGGCTGGGAACAAACCAGTGCGTGGACGGGGGGGTCTGAACATGCAGGTGGTGTCAGTGGGAGCTGGGAGAGG GAGGGGTAAAGAGGTTCCAGCAAAACTAAGGGGACTGAAGAAAATGCCTACCAACAGAACACAG acGTCGTCGCCCCCGTCCTCCAGCCCTCCACCCAAACTCTCAGAGGAGACGGGCTCCACACCAGAGGTCGCAACTCAGCAGCTGAACGGCAGCTCAGCAGCCTCCGCCATCGGCCAGTCCTTGGAACTGACCTCCCTGGCCCAGCCAATCCCATGTGCCTTAGCCAGCAGAGACAACCAATctgagggggtggaggtggaggcccCCTGTTGCCTTGACGACTGCCCATCAGATGGAGCACTACAGAAGGAGGAGTGA
- the hsd17b10 gene encoding 3-hydroxyacyl-CoA dehydrogenase type-2 → MANIRCVKGMVGLVTGGASGLGRATVERLVKNGASAVILDLPSSDGPALAASLGDHCAFAPADVTSEADVQAAVSLARERFGKLDLAVNCAGIAVAVKTYNFKKDVPHSLEDFQRVINVNIAGTFNVIRLAVGEMSKNEPDADGHRGCIVNTASVAAFDGQVGQAAYSASKGGIVGMTLPIARDLAPMGIRVVTIAPGLFSTPLLASLPEKVRSFLARQVPFPSRLGDPAEFAHLVTSLAENPMINGEVIRLDGAIRMQP, encoded by the exons ATGGCGAATATTCGGTGTGTCAAG GGTATGGTTGGTCTGGTGACTGGTGGTGCATCGGGTCTGGGTCGGGCCACCGTGGAGCGCCTGGTGAAGAACGGAGCATCAGCTGTAATCCTGGATCTGCCGTCTTCTGATGGTCCAGCGCTGGCTGCCAGTCTGGGGGACCACTGCGCCTTCGCTCCTGCTGAT GTGACCTCAGAGGCAGACGTGCAGGCGGCGGTGTCTCTGGCGAGAGAGAGGTTTGGTAAACTGGACCTGGCGGTGAACTGTGCCGGCATCGCAGTCGCTGTTAAAACCTACAACTTCAAGAAGGACGTCCCCCACAGCCTGGAGGACTTCCAGCGGGTCATCAAC GTGAACATTGCGGGAACTTTTAACGTGATCCGCCTTGCTGTCGGTGAGATGTCGAAGAACGAGCCAGACGCAGACGGACACCGAGGCTGCATCGTCAACACCGCCAGCGTGGCAGCGtttgatggacag GTGGGTCAAGCAGCATATTCGGCTTCTAAAGGGGGCATCGTTGGAATGACCCTCCCCATAGCACGAGACCTCGCACCGATGGGCATCAGGGTCGTCACCATCGCGCCAG GTCTCttctccacccccctcctcgcCAGTCTCCCAGAGAAGGTGCGTTCCTTCCTGGCTCGGCAGGTGCCCTTTCCCTCGCGCCTCGGAGACCCCGCAGAGTTCGCCCACCTGGTGACGTCACTGGCCGAGAACCCCATGATCAATGGAGAGGTCATCAGGCTGGACGGGGCCATTCGCATGCAGCCCTGA